Proteins from a single region of Desulfovibrio porci:
- a CDS encoding sensor domain-containing diguanylate cyclase, with amino-acid sequence MFKLSNAIISVLFLAVLVVALIFSIRDYGARTTRDITANLTLRLQEFTLYAAENFQRQFGERLRDLEDLARFLADEDFLVSPESARHFGQLLLEPGIRNFGILGPDGKGFSALGHELDMSADPAFQHALRGDTGIAADMSSTFDQRRVLVIAAPVRRGDKIKAVLVAGINTDALRSSIETRAFDGRTYNLVFDSRGHVLFGILPPGRDLDTLVRDFRQKRAQSSQSAAQMWDFFKTMRESGNAVLRFQGADYAFYMSRVDLARNGWQLVSILPQGVLDEYIVRQNAVTRTLMLRVSAIIVLLLLFVVYTQRRSHRNIRRQQEEYSAIIANISGGVQKISGVNGFFLFLSQNYLDLLGYSREEFERIYENSFANTIYEEDRDAVLLTMSRQLEQNKAIDVEYRTRAKNGDLIWLYNKGTLTYDECRQPYIASIVFDITQNKSMQQAQRISDERYHFILEQHDIIIFEQDLLSGDFYCSTRWMQLFGSAFNILEPDPDGSQIPVHPDDREALRDFQDALQQSRRAAELRLLDVDGLYRWYRVEASNIMDGSGWPIYVIGIITDIDNQKNLELNLRNQAARDSATGMYNKLATEQAIARFLDRHGLDGPGGYAMFMIDFDNFKNINDRLGHAVGDQAICAMARIIRHNFRPADIAGRIGGDEFLVFCTERLSMQQIRERAAKLGGDLHTEWGEGENRCILTASMGVACAPDDGRCFPELYQHADEATYQAKRMGKNGCVFYAEMREAGALPPPDGASVVNAAIDAPAAENDAESAGS; translated from the coding sequence ATGTTCAAATTGTCCAACGCCATAATTTCCGTGCTGTTTCTTGCCGTGCTGGTCGTGGCGCTGATCTTCTCCATCCGGGACTACGGCGCCCGCACCACGCGGGACATCACCGCCAACCTGACTCTGCGCCTGCAGGAGTTCACCCTCTACGCGGCGGAGAACTTCCAGCGCCAGTTCGGGGAACGCCTCCGCGACCTGGAGGATCTGGCCCGCTTTCTCGCTGACGAGGATTTTCTGGTCAGCCCGGAAAGCGCGCGCCATTTCGGCCAGCTGCTGCTGGAGCCGGGCATACGCAATTTCGGCATTCTGGGGCCGGACGGCAAAGGCTTTTCCGCGCTGGGCCATGAACTGGACATGAGCGCGGACCCCGCTTTTCAGCACGCCCTGCGCGGCGACACAGGCATAGCCGCCGACATGAGTTCCACCTTTGACCAGCGCCGTGTGCTGGTCATTGCCGCGCCGGTGCGGCGCGGGGATAAGATCAAGGCCGTGCTGGTGGCGGGCATCAATACCGACGCCTTGCGGAGCAGCATTGAAACCAGAGCTTTTGACGGCCGGACCTACAATCTGGTTTTTGACAGCCGGGGCCACGTGCTTTTCGGCATATTGCCGCCGGGGCGCGATCTGGACACCCTGGTCCGGGATTTTCGGCAAAAGCGCGCCCAGTCGTCCCAAAGCGCCGCCCAAATGTGGGATTTTTTCAAGACCATGCGCGAGAGCGGCAATGCGGTACTGCGTTTTCAGGGCGCCGACTATGCTTTTTACATGAGCCGTGTGGATCTGGCGCGGAACGGCTGGCAACTGGTTTCCATCCTGCCGCAAGGCGTTCTGGATGAGTATATCGTCCGGCAGAATGCGGTGACCCGCACCCTGATGCTGCGCGTATCCGCCATTATTGTCCTTTTGCTGCTCTTCGTCGTGTACACCCAGCGCCGCTCCCACCGGAACATCCGTCGACAGCAGGAAGAATACAGCGCCATTATCGCCAACATTTCGGGCGGGGTGCAGAAAATCAGCGGCGTCAACGGCTTCTTCCTGTTTCTCAGCCAGAATTACCTCGATCTGCTGGGCTACAGCCGGGAAGAATTCGAGCGCATCTATGAGAACAGTTTCGCCAACACCATTTATGAGGAGGACCGGGATGCGGTGCTGCTGACCATGTCCCGGCAGCTGGAGCAGAACAAGGCCATTGACGTGGAGTACCGCACCCGGGCCAAAAACGGCGATCTGATCTGGCTCTACAACAAGGGCACCCTGACCTATGACGAATGCCGGCAGCCCTATATCGCCAGCATCGTCTTCGACATCACGCAGAACAAGTCCATGCAGCAGGCCCAGCGTATTTCCGACGAGCGCTATCATTTCATTCTTGAGCAGCACGACATCATTATTTTTGAACAGGATCTGCTCAGCGGCGACTTTTATTGCAGCACGCGCTGGATGCAGTTGTTCGGCTCGGCGTTCAACATTCTGGAGCCGGACCCGGACGGCAGCCAGATACCCGTGCACCCGGACGATCGCGAGGCGTTGCGGGACTTCCAGGACGCCCTGCAGCAGAGCCGGCGCGCGGCGGAGCTGCGCCTGCTCGACGTGGACGGCCTGTATCGCTGGTACAGGGTCGAAGCCTCCAACATCATGGACGGCAGCGGCTGGCCCATCTATGTCATCGGGATCATCACGGACATCGACAACCAGAAGAACCTGGAACTCAACCTGCGCAATCAGGCCGCGCGCGACAGCGCCACCGGCATGTACAACAAGCTCGCCACGGAGCAGGCCATCGCCCGTTTTCTTGATCGGCACGGCCTGGACGGGCCGGGCGGCTATGCGATGTTCATGATTGATTTCGACAACTTCAAGAATATCAACGACCGGCTGGGCCATGCCGTGGGCGATCAGGCCATCTGCGCCATGGCCCGGATCATCCGCCATAATTTCCGTCCTGCGGACATTGCGGGCCGTATCGGCGGCGACGAATTTCTGGTCTTCTGCACCGAACGGCTGAGCATGCAGCAGATCCGCGAACGGGCGGCCAAACTGGGCGGCGATCTGCATACCGAGTGGGGCGAAGGCGAAAACCGCTGCATACTTACCGCCAGCATGGGCGTGGCCTGCGCGCCCGACGACGGCCGCTGCTTTCCGGAACTTTACCAGCATGCCGACGAGGCCACCTATCAGGCCAAGCGGATGGGTAAAAACGGCTGTGTCTTCTACGCGGAAATGCGCGAAGCGGGCGCGTTGCCGCCTCCCGACGGGGCCAGCGTGGTCAATGCCGCCATTGACGCCCCCGCTGCTGAAAACGACGCGGAATCCGCCGGGTCATAG
- the galE gene encoding UDP-glucose 4-epimerase GalE: MSILVCGGAGYIGSHNVRALLARGEEPVVIDNFLTGHRQAVPGGVRLYQGDIRDSAALDRVFAENSIEAVLHFAASSLVGESMEKPLPYFNNNVHGMQTLLEAMLRHDVDKIVFSSTAAVYGEPESVPISEDAPTRPTNPYGESKLMMERIMDWAGRAHGMRSVVLRYFNVAGALPGGEIGEDHRPESHLIPLILQVPLGQRPHITVFGEDYPTPDGTCVRDYLDVMDLADAHMRALDHLRRGRESVVCNLGNGQGFSVRAMIEAARRVTGHAVPMRAGPRRAGDPARLVASSERARQVLGWEPKVDIEGIIASAWEWHRAHPHGFSD; the protein is encoded by the coding sequence ATGTCCATTCTGGTCTGCGGCGGAGCCGGTTATATCGGTTCCCATAATGTGCGCGCCCTGCTGGCGCGCGGCGAGGAGCCCGTCGTCATCGACAATTTTCTGACCGGCCACCGTCAGGCTGTGCCCGGCGGCGTGCGCCTGTACCAGGGCGACATCCGCGACTCCGCGGCGCTGGACCGGGTCTTTGCCGAAAACAGCATCGAGGCGGTGCTCCATTTCGCGGCCAGTTCCCTGGTGGGCGAGAGCATGGAAAAGCCGCTGCCCTATTTCAACAACAATGTCCACGGGATGCAGACGCTGTTGGAAGCCATGCTGCGGCACGACGTGGACAAGATCGTCTTTTCCTCCACGGCGGCGGTTTACGGCGAGCCGGAGAGCGTGCCCATCAGCGAGGACGCCCCCACCCGGCCCACCAACCCGTATGGCGAGAGCAAATTGATGATGGAGCGCATCATGGACTGGGCGGGCCGGGCCCACGGCATGCGCTCGGTGGTCCTGCGCTATTTCAACGTGGCCGGAGCCCTGCCCGGCGGCGAGATCGGCGAGGACCACCGTCCGGAAAGCCATCTCATTCCCCTGATTCTTCAGGTGCCGCTGGGGCAGCGTCCGCATATCACCGTTTTCGGCGAGGATTATCCCACGCCCGACGGCACCTGCGTCCGGGACTATCTGGACGTCATGGATCTGGCCGACGCCCACATGCGCGCCCTGGACCATCTGCGGCGCGGCCGGGAGAGCGTGGTCTGCAATCTGGGCAACGGGCAGGGTTTTTCCGTCCGGGCCATGATCGAGGCCGCGCGCCGGGTCACGGGGCACGCCGTCCCCATGCGCGCGGGCCCGCGCCGGGCGGGGGACCCGGCCCGCCTGGTGGCCTCGTCGGAGCGCGCGCGGCAGGTGCTGGGCTGGGAGCCGAAGGTGGACATTGAAGGCATTATCGCTTCGGCCTGGGAGTGGCATCGCGCGCATCCGCACGGTTTCAGCGACTAG
- a CDS encoding methyl-accepting chemotaxis protein: protein MDYPAGFDPRKRPWFQSAEASGSGASHSIYLTAAGTPVCSFAHTVRENNKLIGVSYIEVSLSTLSQNISAMEIGQTGRLTLIDPNGIIVATRVAEALFSKVADKKMPGLDKVYAMSDGVRMTEVNGRDVLINVFSDRHGWKYIYAIDASEVFEGTYAMLKVSLIFSLLMAVAVFILGTLILRSINRPLGLLNSTSETIANGDIQASLPDRKLFSGELLRLYESFAKMLAHISETLRQARENEQKAHSEGEKARSSMLQAEEAGAAARTKTEAMLAVADRLDEAIRVISAASGSLSVQIEQSDRMASQSAQRLTEAAAAINEMDATVREVARNVSTTTQFSGDTRAKAEHGAQIVHQSLQSIEQVRTVSLELQTDMEQLNEHAGAISQIMTVISDIADQTNLLALNAAIEAARAGEAGRGFAVVADEVRKLAEKTMASTHDVGNAIKAIQESTNKSMASVENAVVQISRATGYANDSGLALSDIVATAEATADQIRAIATASEEQSAASEEINANVGQVSSMIGQTAETMAEAAKAVAGLAAQTEDLRALVAQMKQE from the coding sequence ATCGACTATCCCGCCGGTTTCGACCCGCGCAAGCGTCCCTGGTTTCAAAGCGCCGAAGCCAGCGGCTCGGGCGCATCCCATTCAATCTATCTGACCGCGGCGGGCACGCCCGTGTGCTCTTTCGCCCATACGGTCAGGGAGAACAACAAACTGATCGGCGTCTCCTACATTGAAGTGAGTCTGTCCACGCTCTCCCAAAACATTTCCGCCATGGAAATCGGGCAGACCGGCCGCCTGACCCTGATTGATCCCAACGGCATCATCGTGGCCACCCGCGTCGCGGAGGCTTTGTTCAGCAAAGTGGCTGACAAAAAAATGCCCGGACTCGACAAGGTCTACGCCATGTCCGACGGCGTGCGCATGACCGAGGTCAACGGCCGGGATGTGCTGATCAACGTCTTCAGCGACCGGCACGGCTGGAAATACATTTACGCCATCGACGCCAGTGAAGTTTTTGAAGGCACCTACGCCATGCTGAAAGTCAGCCTGATTTTCTCGCTGCTCATGGCCGTGGCGGTCTTCATTCTGGGTACGCTCATCCTGCGCAGCATCAACCGGCCTCTGGGCCTGCTCAACAGCACATCCGAAACCATCGCCAACGGCGACATCCAGGCCAGCCTGCCTGACAGAAAACTGTTTTCCGGCGAATTGCTGCGCCTGTACGAGAGCTTTGCCAAAATGCTCGCCCATATCAGCGAAACTCTGCGCCAAGCCAGGGAAAACGAGCAAAAAGCCCACAGCGAGGGAGAAAAGGCCCGCTCCTCCATGCTCCAGGCCGAGGAAGCCGGTGCGGCGGCCCGGACCAAGACCGAGGCCATGCTGGCTGTGGCCGACAGGCTGGATGAAGCCATCCGGGTCATTTCCGCCGCATCCGGCTCGCTCTCCGTCCAGATCGAACAGTCCGACCGCATGGCCTCTCAATCGGCCCAGCGTCTGACCGAGGCGGCGGCCGCCATCAACGAAATGGACGCCACGGTGCGCGAAGTGGCCCGCAACGTCTCCACAACCACCCAATTCTCCGGCGACACCAGGGCCAAGGCTGAACACGGCGCGCAGATCGTGCACCAGTCCCTGCAGAGTATTGAGCAGGTCCGTACGGTTTCGCTGGAACTGCAGACGGATATGGAGCAACTCAACGAGCACGCCGGAGCCATCAGCCAGATCATGACCGTCATTTCGGATATCGCGGACCAGACCAATCTGCTGGCCCTCAACGCGGCCATTGAGGCGGCGCGCGCGGGCGAAGCCGGGCGCGGTTTCGCCGTGGTGGCCGACGAAGTGCGCAAGCTGGCCGAAAAAACCATGGCCTCCACCCACGATGTGGGCAACGCCATCAAGGCCATTCAGGAAAGCACCAACAAAAGCATGGCCTCGGTGGAAAACGCCGTGGTCCAGATCAGCAGGGCCACGGGCTATGCCAATGATTCCGGCCTCGCCCTCAGCGACATCGTGGCCACCGCCGAGGCCACGGCGGACCAGATTCGCGCCATTGCGACCGCCAGCGAGGAACAATCCGCCGCTTCGGAAGAAATCAACGCCAACGTCGGGCAGGTCAGCAGCATGATCGGCCAGACCGCCGAAACCATGGCGGAAGCCGCCAAAGCCGTGGCCGGGCTCGCCGCCCAGACCGAGGACCTGAGGGCGCTGGTGGCGCAGATGAAACAGGAATAG
- a CDS encoding bifunctional methionine sulfoxide reductase B/A protein produces MYSTILNIFRRALGIFLLLWLVAPAMPVPAAPHEAPMNAKYSMPPLSEREADVLLRKATEAPYTGRYLDNHAAGTYICRQCGMPLYHSEDKFESGCGWPSFDDAVPGAVRRVPDADGRRVEILCAYCGGHLGHVFEGEGFTAKDTRHCVNSLSMSFVPAGGEEEKAAFARAKEAAACSGTAVVAGGCFWGVEDAFRKLPGVCDAVSGYTGGHAPEPSYEEVSRGGTGHAEAVRVRFDPSKVSYEQILRRFFEIHDPTQLNRQGPDVGEQYRSAVFYLDEEQKAVAEKLMARLRELGYKVVTQLCPAGAFYEAEAYHQRFAERTGRGACHLPVPRFERRADGSPAE; encoded by the coding sequence ATGTACTCAACAATCCTCAACATCTTCCGGCGCGCGCTGGGAATTTTTTTGCTGCTCTGGCTGGTCGCACCGGCCATGCCGGTCCCGGCCGCGCCACACGAGGCGCCCATGAACGCAAAGTATTCCATGCCGCCGCTCAGCGAGCGGGAGGCTGACGTTTTATTGCGCAAAGCCACGGAGGCCCCGTACACGGGCCGCTATCTCGACAATCACGCGGCAGGCACCTATATCTGCCGTCAGTGCGGCATGCCGCTTTACCATTCCGAGGACAAGTTCGAATCCGGCTGCGGCTGGCCCAGCTTTGACGACGCCGTGCCCGGCGCGGTGCGCCGTGTGCCCGATGCCGACGGACGGCGGGTGGAAATCCTCTGCGCGTATTGCGGCGGCCATTTGGGCCATGTTTTTGAGGGCGAGGGATTCACGGCCAAGGACACCCGCCATTGCGTCAATTCCCTGTCCATGAGCTTCGTTCCGGCGGGCGGCGAGGAGGAAAAGGCGGCCTTTGCACGCGCAAAAGAGGCTGCCGCCTGCTCCGGCACAGCCGTCGTGGCCGGGGGTTGCTTCTGGGGCGTGGAAGACGCCTTCCGCAAGTTGCCCGGCGTTTGCGATGCCGTTTCCGGCTATACGGGCGGGCATGCGCCGGAGCCGAGTTATGAAGAGGTCAGCCGGGGCGGTACCGGGCACGCCGAAGCCGTGCGGGTGCGTTTTGATCCGTCCAAGGTTTCCTATGAACAGATTTTGCGGCGCTTTTTCGAGATTCACGATCCCACCCAGCTCAACCGCCAGGGTCCGGATGTGGGCGAGCAATACCGTTCGGCTGTGTTTTATCTGGATGAGGAGCAGAAGGCCGTGGCCGAAAAGCTCATGGCCCGGCTCAGGGAACTGGGCTACAAGGTGGTCACGCAATTGTGTCCGGCCGGAGCCTTTTATGAGGCTGAAGCCTATCACCAGCGCTTTGCGGAGCGCACCGGCCGGGGAGCCTGTCATCTGCCGGTGCCGCGTTTCGAGCGCCGCGCCGACGGCAGCCCGGCGGAATAG